In the Microtus pennsylvanicus isolate mMicPen1 chromosome 6, mMicPen1.hap1, whole genome shotgun sequence genome, one interval contains:
- the LOC142851754 gene encoding uncharacterized protein LOC142851754: protein MLSFSDVAIEFSPEERECLEPAQWNLYRDVMLENYSHLEFLGLAVSKPHLVTFLEQRQGPSSGKRQAAASVHPGTRLSEYHVYNKAIDCNSLHIQHRRIHRREKRYKCEECGKALSSYKTLSIHKRLHTGEKPFTCKECHKAFCTRSSLFIHQKDHTDEKTYKCEDCGRSFYYLSMLKQHQRIHSGEKPYKCEECGRAFYDPSLLKKHQSTPCGGKPYQCEECQQTFLYHSSLKNHKAVHTGEKLRRRKVRGKGFIRPAFLFEDKAAHTAEKTYTCAECGKYFYSGSSLKKHQIIHSEDSRPYSCAVCGKRFSSFAHLHQHKTVHTGEKPYKCEECGKYFTKRSSLRRHQPIHCEDNPYKCKVCGKRFSYFSRLHQHQRVHTGEKPYKCEECGKCFSTCSTLRRHQTIHSEDNPYKCAECGKRYYRSRDFQEHQSIHTGKKPYKCEECHKAFRYHASLRKHKRLHTGENL from the exons ATGCTGTCCTTCTCAGATGTGGCCATCGAGTTCTCTCCAGAAGAGAGGGAATGCCTGGAGCCTGCTCAATGGAATCTGTACAGGGATGTGATGTTGGAGAATTACAGCCACCTTGAGTTCCTGG GTCTTGCTGTTTCTAAGCCACACCTGGTGACATTTCTGGAGCAAAGACAAGGGCCTTCAAGCGGGAAGAGACAAGCAGCAGCTAGCGTGCACCCAG GAACAAGACTCAGTGAGTATCACGTTTACAATAAGGCCATTGACTGTAACTCACTACACATTCAACACCGGAGAATTCATAGAAGGGAGAAACGCtacaagtgtgaagaatgtggTAAGGCCCTTAGTTCTTATAAAACACTTTCTATACACAAGAGACttcacactggagaaaaacccttCACCTGTAAAGAATGTCACAAGGCCTTCTGTACTCGCTCATCACTTTTTATACATCAGAAAGATCATACTGATGAAAAAACCTACAAGTGTGAAGACTGTGGCAGATCATTTTACTATCTTTCAATGCTGAAGCAACATCAGAGAATTCATTCTGGggagaaaccctacaagtgtgaagaatgtggCAGGGCTTTTTATGACCCTTCCTTACTGAAAAAGCATCAAAGCACTCCTTGTGGAGGGAAACCATACCAGTGTGAAGAGTGTCAGCAGACGTTTCTTTATCACTCATCCCTTAAGAACCACAAGGcagttcacactggagagaaactccGCAGGCGGAAAGTGCGAGGGAAAGGATTTATTAGGCCTGCCTTCCTCTTTGAGGACAAGGCAGCTCATACTGCAGAGAAAACGTACACATGTGCAGAGTGTGGCAAGTATTTTTACTCTGGTTCATCCCTTAAAAAACATCAAATCATCCATTCTGAAGACAGTCGTCCCTACTCGTGTGCAGTGTGTGGCAAAAGGTTCTCCTCCTTTGCACACCTTCATCAACACAAGACagtccacactggagagaagccataCAAGTGTGAGGAGTGTGGCAAATATTTTACCAAACGTTCATCCCTTAGGCGACATCAACCAATTCACTGTGAAGACAATCCATACAAGTGTAAAGTGTGTGGCAAAAGGTTTTCCTACTTTTCACGACTTCATCAACATCAGAGagtccacactggagagaagccataTAAGTGTGAGGAGTGTGGCAAATGTTTTTCTACATGTTCAACCCTTAGGCGACATCAAACAATCCATTCTGAAGACAATCCCTACAAGTGTGCAGAGTGTGGCAAACGGTATTACCGTTCTAGGGATTTTCAGGAACATCAATCAATTcatactggaaagaaaccctacaagtgtgagGAATGTCACAAAGCCTTTCGTTATCATGCCTCCCTTAGGAAACACAAGAGACTTCATACTGGAGAGAACCTCTAG